The following coding sequences are from one Parcubacteria group bacterium window:
- a CDS encoding glycosyltransferase family 2 protein: MKELISVIIPNRAGEKNETLPYLKKQTYKNLQIIEVIDKDGKGASWARNTGYKKAKGKFIFFCDNDLALEKDCIENLYKALKENKEASWAFGRFTIDSVEFNKNKGAIPEDKWSEAYLEWFCGISTMSLIRAEVNPVFDEKRDRFNDWDLWIRITRAGFKPVFVDKILFKTKNRPHGISMGKNHQDAKKELFEKHLKIKIADIVIPHHDQHKYLWGCLERISNRNFNIIIVSGGTFAENCNKGARIATTDNIIFLNDDTEPIEDVLKAMVEDDSDITGVAQFIPELRNTFYGIGHNRENNMKAFLSAYLVDVDVPSGYCFKVKRKAWEKLGGLNEIFKNGCEDRDLFLRANEMGMTFGYVENPMIHFLSKSEGRFNYAGKMEELAEKMWGKKLPKMKFQREKKSSRLDKVNFLTKFVAKTKFYYKGKLYGEGNEVDVALEDKELLRKKGCIN, encoded by the coding sequence ATGAAAGAATTAATTTCTGTAATAATTCCAAATAGGGCAGGAGAAAAAAACGAAACCTTACCTTATTTGAAAAAACAAACCTATAAGAATTTGCAAATAATAGAAGTGATAGATAAAGACGGGAAAGGTGCAAGTTGGGCTAGGAATACAGGATATAAAAAAGCGAAAGGAAAGTTCATATTTTTTTGCGACAATGACTTGGCGCTAGAAAAAGACTGCATAGAAAATTTATACAAGGCGCTAAAAGAAAATAAGGAAGCGAGCTGGGCGTTTGGAAGATTCACTATTGATAGTGTTGAGTTCAATAAAAACAAAGGCGCTATTCCGGAAGATAAATGGAGCGAGGCATACCTAGAATGGTTTTGCGGAATTAGCACAATGTCATTGATACGGGCGGAAGTCAATCCAGTATTTGACGAAAAGCGAGATAGATTTAATGACTGGGATTTATGGATAAGAATTACACGGGCGGGATTCAAGCCAGTATTTGTGGATAAGATTTTATTCAAAACAAAAAACAGACCGCACGGAATTTCAATGGGAAAAAACCATCAAGACGCTAAAAAAGAATTATTTGAAAAACATTTGAAAATTAAGATAGCGGATATAGTTATCCCACACCACGATCAGCATAAATATTTGTGGGGTTGCCTAGAAAGAATATCGAATAGGAATTTTAACATAATAATTGTTTCCGGCGGAACATTCGCCGAGAATTGCAATAAGGGCGCAAGGATAGCAACGACTGATAACATTATATTTCTAAACGATGATACAGAGCCGATAGAAGATGTTTTAAAGGCAATGGTTGAGGACGATTCGGATATTACGGGAGTAGCGCAGTTCATTCCAGAATTAAGAAATACATTTTACGGGATAGGACACAATCGAGAGAATAATATGAAAGCATTTTTGTCCGCGTATTTGGTAGATGTAGATGTGCCGTCAGGATATTGTTTTAAAGTCAAGCGCAAGGCGTGGGAAAAACTGGGAGGACTGAATGAGATATTTAAAAACGGGTGCGAGGATAGAGATTTATTTTTACGGGCAAATGAAATGGGAATGACATTCGGATATGTAGAAAATCCAATGATACATTTTCTAAGCAAGAGTGAGGGAAGATTCAACTACGCTGGAAAAATGGAAGAACTTGCGGAAAAAATGTGGGGAAAGAAATTGCCGAAAATGAAATTTCAAAGAGAGAAAAAATCAAGCAGATTAGATAAAGTGAATTTTTTAACAAAGTTTGTTGCAAAGACAAAGTTCTACTATAAAGGGAAGCTATACGGTGAGGGGAACGAGGTCGATGTAGCTTTAGAAGATAAGGAGTTGCTAAGAAAAAAGGGGTGTATTAATTAA